CAACATTCTCACGACTTCTCGGTTGATCAGAATCAAGCGGAGAAAAATACCAAGATTGTGATGCTCATTACCGCAGCCACGATGATTGCTGAGATTACAGCGGGTACTATTTTGGGGTCGATGGCCCTGTTGGCGGATGGCTGGCACATGGCCACTCACGTCGCAGCATTCGGCATCACCGTGTTTGCATATCGCTATGCTCGTCGACATGCTACCGATGCGAGATACACCTTTGGTACGGGCAAAGTCAGTGTACTGGGCGGGTTTGCCAGTGCTGTTGCGCTGGCGGTTATCGCGTTTGTAATGGCATTTGAATCAGTCGGTCGGTTTTTCCAACCCCAGGCGATTCAGTTTAACGAGGCCATTGGAGTCGCCATGCTTGGATTAATGGTCAATTTAGTGAGTGCCTGGTTACTCCACGATGATCGTGGCTGTGGCCATGATCATCATGGCAGTCATAGTCACGACCATCATGCGGATCACAATCTTCGGGCTGCCTATGTACACGTTTTAGCGGATGCCCTCACCTCAGTTTTGGCCATCATTGCCTTATTTGCAGGGAAGTTCCTAGGTTGGATCTGGCTGGATGCCGCAATGGGAATAGTGGGTGCCGGAGTCATCACTAAATGGGCCTCCGACTTGGTGAGAGAAACGGGTTCAATCTTGCTGGATGGCGGAATTGATAAGCGCATCAAGCAGGATATTTTAAACG
The genomic region above belongs to Acaryochloris sp. CCMEE 5410 and contains:
- the dmeF gene encoding CDF family Co(II)/Ni(II) efflux transporter DmeF, coding for MHIQTLDHWQHSHDFSVDQNQAEKNTKIVMLITAATMIAEITAGTILGSMALLADGWHMATHVAAFGITVFAYRYARRHATDARYTFGTGKVSVLGGFASAVALAVIAFVMAFESVGRFFQPQAIQFNEAIGVAMLGLMVNLVSAWLLHDDRGCGHDHHGSHSHDHHADHNLRAAYVHVLADALTSVLAIIALFAGKFLGWIWLDAAMGIVGAGVITKWASDLVRETGSILLDGGIDKRIKQDILNAIEDDADNRVVWRVSQKHLSTTVSLVTHYPQAPEYYKRLLSQIPSLAHVLIEVNPCHGEPCLEIDHSLNQASAPLG